The window GATTTaggaaaacagatttaatcagGAGGCCTGGGTCGAAATATTCGAGTGCCAGGAGCAACTTGCAAAAGAAATCTACTGTTTTGGAGCTGGAAGTCAAATGACgacaaattaaaatgataaaataagcacAACTAGAAATATAAAAGATGTGAGAGTTGCAGGCTGCATATAAAGACTCAGGATGCTTTTCACTGTATAAACCGCTGAGTCTTACATGTCAGAACAAGCCTTCAAGTTTATGGATCCAGTAATTATCGATATCatattttcatgtgaaaaacatcagaaaaagccatcattcaaaaaaaaaaaaaaaaaaaaaatagcacttGGAGACTTTCGCTGCAGTTGGCAGAGCTGATTGACCTTATTAGCCGACATGTTTTTTCCTGATATGCTGGTAAAGTAGTTAATAATACAACAATACTAATAACATTCGACCCAGGTCTACTTGGGAGGGTGTTAAGACAGAATGTATAAACGGTTAAGGAAAGTGATTTATAAGAATTagttttgatgaaaaaaaaagaataaaaacaaaggaactGATCAAATGAGAACAATGATGAGCAGATTAAAGATCGGGGGATCAGGGCTTTAAGACTGTAAACATTAGGTTCAGAAGGAGTAACGGGCCGGGTTACAGGGCCTAGGCAGGGGCTCACCTTGCTCTCACTGGCACTGCTGCTCACCTGGCTGTACTCCCTGTTGAAGGTGTGCATCAGCAGACGCAGACACTGAGAAGagcaaagtgaaaaacagaaaggctTTATTGGTCTGATGgcgatttattttttttttccaacgcAGAGCAGAactgaggcggcggcggcggcggagcgctCACCTTGGCAGCCAGCTCCCGTTGCCTCTGGTTGGGGCTGTTGGGGCTGCTGGGGCTGTCGGGggccgggctgctgctgaggctgggGCTGTGGCTGAGGACGGGACTCTTTGCAAAGTCGCTGATGTCGCTGCTCTTGTAGAGCGCGTCCTGTCCCGCCTGCAGAGTCGCCTCCAGCTTCTCCCTGAGCAGCAGGTAGTGCCGAGTCTTCTCcaccttttcaaaaaaaaaaaaaaaacagttcatatCAGGGACcgcaaagaaggaaaagaacaTCCAACCTGATTGGTGGACGGGCGGGTCCACTCACCTCCTGCAGTAAGCTGAGTTTCTCCAGTTCCCACTGGTGGTCCAGGATGAGGCTGTCGCTGCGAGGCCTCCACCCGGCCAggttctcctctcctctgacgTACGCCACCGAGGTGTCCAGCACACGCCTGCGACGGCGCTGCATGCCTGAGGACGAGGAAACAAAGCATCCAGCTTTCAGTAAGTCAGGACACACATTCTagttgttttaatgattttatttattttttttgttgttttgatgttttgctGCTGAGTCACCTGGACTTCCGTTGTCGGCCACGTGGCAGAGGGTGATTTCATACACCCCCGTGACGCGGTTGCTGTGGAAAAACAACATTCGGGCGTTTAATAAAAGTATGATTCTGACATACTACCTGAAAGACGCAACTTAAAAGTTGAGGTTGAGTGGACGCACCTCTCGGAGGGCCGGAGGCAGCCGGTGCTGAAGAGGTTCCTGATGGAGCGCGACGCCGGCAGCTTGGCGTCACGGGAGTAAAACACCATGCAGAAGTCTTTGGTAATGACTGTTGGCTGAGTACAGTTCTCCATCTAGTCAAAATACACAGAACAAACAGTAAGCACTCTGTTTCTATACAAGTTGCAACATTGAAATACTTCtgagttcaaaaaaaaaaaaaaatggaggaagtTTTGCATCATTGTCATTGCAACAGACTCTATGGGTGCAGCCCAGTACTGCACTTCAAAAACTGGTAAGTAAATAAAAAGTCTCTATTTCTCCAAAATACCCTGACTCCACAGCATTACAACGAGGGGCATCGACATTTTCTGAGTCAAATCACTTCGTTTTGTAACCGTTTGTTTGGTAAGATTTCTAAAATTAGCAAAAGTGACGAACATGTCTGATTGTTTTGCTCTCGCAGCTCCCAGTCAgtgcaacattaaaaaaataaatgtgagtatcatcagcgtatTTGTTGCGATACAATGTAGATATTTATTGACAGCATgtctattttacattttatgctCTGTGTGAAGTTGGTGAAATTAATGGTCTTTCTGTGAAAACCCCACTGCATTGTAATACAGTACAACTCAGCAGTTTTCAGGATCTGACAAAcagtttgaacattttaaagaaataatgtTGCTTCTTAAAAATTTCTTgatgatagaaaaaaaatcacaaattaaaaatTTTTAATTTCAAGGTATTTATATAAATTCCCATCTAAAGCTTAAACAATGTCTAAAAAACATGGTTTTCACATAAGATTAGCTGTGATACATGAATGTTTCTTCACTATTATGTTCAGGTTTTGctctttttaatttaaccacaTGTTGATATAGCTGTGTTGGTTGCGGGTGTTTTCCGTTACCTCCAGATAAGCAGAGAGGGTGATGTAAATCTTCTCCCCATAGGGAGTGACTCTgttgaggagcagagagttgtGCATGGAGCTGTCCCACGCCGCCTCGAACCGGTAGAAGGTcctacagtggggaaaaaaaaaagaaaagaagaagaaaacgctTCACTGGTTTGCACAGCTTGGAGCTGAAATCCACTGATCTTatcaaaagtaaaacaaataaaaactttgttATCAAACAATAATTCAAAagagattaaaatgaaaatgattttgttATACCTATGATCAACTCCCAAGGAGACGCTGCCATCAAAAAAAGGATAAAGAGAAACGGACACGAATTAGAAACTTTTAACTGCAGCCGTTAAAAGTTTTAACTCAGCCAACAAAAGTGATGAAGCGATgttagaaaacactgaaaagcatCGAATTAACCTGTGAGCTACATGTATTACGTACACACCGTATTGCCAAAAGTATTCGCTCACCCGCTTTCACATGCATAGGATTTAACATGGTGCCTGTCCACACTTTGCAGCTCACACACTTGCGACACTGAAGGGTGTTTGGATTCAGGACTACAAATGTCAAGACTTCTTTACAACTCATGAACATTTCCAAATTCCTGGTATTTGAAAAACATCATTTCTCAGAGGACTTGAAGGGATTTACAACCACTTGGATCgctgagcaaatacttttggcaatGTAGTGTATAAACAATAAGGATGTGTATAAAATTAGTATATAAAGACAgtgacaaaaaaacatgtaggaaaataaaaaaatctttgtgaAATTCCTACTTGTCGTCATGTTTGGGCCAGAAGTATCCAGAAGACAGGATGTTGAGGGAAAGGATGTTGGGATCGATGATGGTCTCGTCCGCCTCCGGAGTGTTTCGAATGCGACCTGAGGTCAAAAAAATCATAACGAGTCAAGATTTtcaacaagtattttttttttaattcctctttcAGTTTTACTATAATAAGTAGTTTGTTCCACCGAAGTTACTCACCAATCACCaactccttcacctccttccactcaatgtcacttcctgtttcgtGAGCGATGGTGACTGTGATCCTCCTCTGAATGCCCTGCAGGGTCAAACAGCAGATTTTAGTGCATTTATAAAGACGACTTTCGCTCTGAAGTTCATTCACAGGCGAATACAGACGTGGAACAATGTGCAAAGAAGTTTACAGTggataaaaatgtttgtgttgatTATAACTGCATCTATGCAGGAGATGCAAGTCAGACCTGATGTAAGAGGAATGTCCCATGACACGGCATCCCACCTCTGTGGTCCACAACAGCTGGGATGTAACTGGAGACAAGAGACACAGGCGACGGATTACATCTCGGCACTCAGGTgtgcttttgttctttttttaagtggACAGACAAGCAGGCAGGACTCACTCTCCGTTGGCCTCCAGCTCGCAGATCTCAAAGAAGACCATGAGGTCGTACTTGGCGTGGCACGGCCCGGCGGTGGTCCGAGTCAGCGTGCTGAGCTTTGTGGCCGGCACTGAGGACGAAGAAGGAGCACATTTTATCCCACAAAGCTTAACAATATCTCAAATAAATGAAAGTCAGTAAATCTTACCTGGTTTGGATAAGGGCATTACTCGAGGGAATTGCCTCCTGGAGGGTCTCAGAGGGCTGAAAGAAACCAAACATTAACCTGTCAACAAGAGGAAAACTGTACCTCCAATAATAAGTGGAAATTATTAACCAGTAACTGAAATCTGCCCATCCCGACCTGATCAAATCTTTGCAGAGCGGAGGGAAAGGCTGTTTCTGATAGTGTCCGAACACCTCGAAGACGATGGGCTGAGTCTTGATGTACTCCATGAAGGATTTGGTCACTTCCACTGTGATCTGTTTCACAAAAGACAGAGTCAAGAGCAAGAAGCAGCAcagacagtggagcagtgggaaCGGGAGAATTTGCTCTGTTTTGCCTACATTTTGCACGTGATAGAAGCCCAGCGGAGGCCCTCTGCCGGTGTTCTTCAGCGGCTCGGTGGAGAAAGCTTCGTCGTGACGGTGGATGAAGCTGAAAAAAGACAAGCGCTATTATTGTACTTCATATTTATAGGCTATAAAGTACATTTGAGGCATCTGTCATTATTTTTCCATACACTGGAAATTATCAACTGAGAGTAGATCAAACCAgaacgttaaaaaaaagaattgtgaGACACATCTAGTGATATTCATGGCATTCAAATTTTagctattttaaaaaaataatactaTAAAATCCTTTACATTTCACTTCCAACAAGTCTTATGGATTGTCATAATATGTATCAATAgtgacaaagacacaaaaactaaCAGAGACAAACGGGGTAGAtctgaaaacattcacatccTGTCCGCTTCCTCCTGTTCAGGATGCTGATGCTCGGACTCACTTGAACTGGCAGAAGATGTCGGCGTACTCTGCCGAGATGCTGGAGGCCTGCAGGACGGTGACCCTGAAGGTGAACGTGCTGCCGATCTTCAGGTGGGACAGAGCTTTCTCTGGGGACAGGTCCAGAGGGAGATCCAAACCCAGACCTAAGCTCTTCACTGGGCTGCGAGGAGCCTCCTGCGTGGCTGCacgggacaaaaaaaaaaaaaaacatttctcacattttcagaaaatacaagTCGGTATAAGAGGATattgtgaataaaaaaagaggcaaaaacagtgaagtttttgcagcgttcaGTCTCTGCGTACCCGTATATTCACCTGCACAGGTGTTGTTGTTGACTTCGTCGGCAGAAATTCCCATCTCGGCGTTTTGTCCTTCTCCCTCCACGATCCGCAGCTCCTCCTGGGAGGTGTTGGAGTGCGACAAACCACCGGGACACGACTCGGTCTGAAACTGAAACGAGGCACAGAATCAGCTTCGGGTGCATTAAATACAGAGTGAGAAAGAATATTAACTGGCAGCGATGGTCTAGGAGATGAGGTTGGCTTGAGCAGATCTTAACAGAAAAATGAGTTTAATATATCAATTACATGAAAATACGAAGAATAGAACCTTTTCAAACTGTTTGTCCTCAAAGGAGATCTTGGCTGTGCCGGACTGTCTCACACCAGAGCCGTAATCCGGAGCCTCTTCGTCAGCTGAACAGAGGAAAGCAATAAAATGAGCTGAAAGATTCACAGGCAGAAAAAACTCAACAATgagtttaaaatgcattttcataCCTGAGATGGCCTGCACAGCCACTCGGAGGAAACCTTTCACTTCTCCTTTCTCGCTGACGATGGCCACGCGGTGCACCAGGGGCACCGGGTACAGCAGGTTACTGAGGTACACAAAAGccctgcagagacagaagacACAGGCGAGGTGTTGGTGCTTATTTATGCAACAATAAGAAGAGATTTGAATCATTTCATCGACGGCATCGGCTCACCTGCCGACCAGGCGGAACCAGGGGAAGCGGTCGTAGAAGGGGTCGCCTCCGGTCAGGGCGTGGTCACAGTCCTCCACAGCGCTGCTGGGCAGCTCCGCGGCTCGGTCGTACATCTCTCTCATCAAGTCAAGCCTCTGTCTGCAACAAGCACAAGAGACTCTTTTAACAGGAACTCTCGTTTTGAAGATATTTTAATCAACTTTGATGAGTTGATTAAAAGAAACTGAGATAAAAAATCAGCCTCAGATCCGATTCCGCAAGAAACCTCGGCTATGAAATGAGCCTCAAACCTTAATATCCAGTCTTTGTACCTGAGCTTTTCCAGAGTCCAGTAATGTGTGGCTCCATTCTTTTGATCCTGAACCTCAACGGCGACTATGGTTCGAGGGAAAGGTCGCCTCTCTCGCTCTTTGGCCACGCTGGGAGGCAGCAGGTCCGGAGGCAGCGGCGAGTAGAGCGTGTCTGTCAGCAGGACGAACTGAAACTGCACCTGGAGGAACGGCAGCGTGTTTTAGATGCTCTTTAATGCTCATTAGCATGctaaaaagaaatcacatgtCCTTCCTCTGTTTCTCATGTTAATATCTAaccttcttcttcagctccacACTGATGGCGTTGGCCTCTTTGAGGAAGATGGCGTTGCCCCACAGCAGATCTCTGAGGGACGTGAACTGGTAGAAACGCCACTTCCTGAACGCCCACAGCGCCAGCTCCGTCTCGCGCTTCGTCCACGGCACTGGAGGCCAAAAGAGCTCAGACGTGAGGGAATTTCTTCAGCAAATGAACGCCCGGCAGAGCGATGGCGGCTGTGTgcgaagcagcagcaggtgaagtAAAAGCAGCGGTCTCACCTTCTTcttcaggctcctcctcctcctcgggtgACTCCAGATACCGAGAGTCGACTTGTTTCTGAAGAGCCTCCAGTTTGCTCTCGtagtcctgaaaaaaaaagagcaaataaaCAGGATGAGAGTTACTTCATCAATATCTGGATTTAATAAAAACCTAACAGCGTTTGCTCaccagcctctgctgctccaggaggTTACtggcttcttctctttctttgcGGTATTGATCCTCGAGCTCCTGAAGCCTGAAATAGTTCGCTTCGGTCAGTAAATTATCCTCCGACGTCATTTCAGTGATGGATTCATGAAACGGTGCAGCGCTACGCCCACCTCTGCTCCATCTCCTGCTTCATATCGATGCCttgcttctccagcagctctctcTGAGCGAAGGCCCAGTCCACGGGCTCCACCGGCGTCTCGGCGCACGGCGTCCGCTCCCGCTCCAGACGGGCCTGCTCTGGGTCGTTGAAGCGGAAAACGTGGCTCTTGCCCATTATGATGCGGTTACCttaaaaaggtagaaaaaaaaccccacaatctttatttatttaaacatcAATATACATTCTTCCAGGCAACAggagctttttttaaaaaaatattttgaggcAAAGTAACGTGACCTCGACTCACCAGACCGCAGAATGATGGGAGAGGTGACTCTCTTCCCGTTGACGTATGTTTCAGCTCCCTCACACGGTTCAAGGACAACGCATCCTGTTGAAGCACAACGACATTTTAACAAAGTCTTTAAAGATGCTGGAAGAAGAAATCAGTTACTGCTTACAAGAGGCACTaagtcactttttaaatgaacttgCATTACTTTCAAGGTTGCTGATGGTTGATAATAATGATCCCTGATTCACTCTTTAGAGTCAGATGAAGCTatttggaggaagatgctctatgctAGTGTTACTTAAAACCAAACTGATAAATCACGGACGCTGACAAGAAGCGACAACACAGCTGAGATAAATGGAGGTGATGTTTACTGAAAGGAGAGCGAGTCTTCACCTTCTCCTTGAGGGCCGGTGGTGCTGCTGAACGTGCAGTGCTCGTCTTTGATGAAATGTCCGCTGAGGACGATGTCTTGACGTGTCTTGGCATTTTCTCGGCCGACCCTGAAAGACGGACCAGAGTTGAGAAAATTCCCGAAAGCCTCACTATCCGCTCGAGACCGTGCGGACGCTCACTTGGTGGTGCCGTCTTTGATGTAGTACAGCAGACACTCGGACATCAGCGGGTCCTCGTTCAGGTTCACCAGATGAGGggtctgaaacagaaacaatacaCGTTTTAGCTCACATGAGAGCTTTTTGTAAATACGGAGAGCTACGCGGACAACGATCTTACCTTTTTGGGGGAGAAGACGCCGACGGTGCCTCCATCTTCCCTCATGGCCACGCCCATTTCAGCCAGCAGGGCCTCTCTacagaaaacagccacagagTTTTGAGATTCATGAGACATTACCACACAAGAaccatgggaaaaaaaaaaagaggtattGCATAAGCTTCTACTTTCAATTGATGTTGTTTAATGGCTTTGAAAGTGCAggaagtctttttttgtttgttttgaaagcCCTGGAAATATCACATTGGTCTGATTTCAAGAAGTGAGGATCCATTAAGTTGTGCTGCGGTTCGAAGCACAAGATTGTGTTTGGCAGAAAATTCATGGACACGCAGGACGGACCTCTCCATGCGGATGGCCTCGGTACGACGCAGCTTCTCCTCCCACGTCTCGTTGAGCTCTGCGatgattttctctgtttcctgtttacGAAGTTAGAATCAATATTTCAGAACGGACCAAACACTAACATccaaaacattgttttattcatcaaggcctgaaaataaaaacacaggttGAGCAGGCATCTTGAAGCTGCAAGTTGTgagaacaagagagagagagagagagagagagagagaaggagagagagagagagagaaggagagattTCATGTCTAACCAAACAGTAAATAGGTCAAGAATGCCTCAGTATTTTAGGAGCTGATTTCAAAGTTTATATTTAGTGACTATCCTGTGACCGTCAAAAGGAGTAATGTTACAGTGATTGTTGCTTTGTAACATTCTTCCAAACTGTTTGTGTACGGAATTGTTTATTGGTGGTTAATTTAGACGACTGTGAAGCATCTGACCTCTGATTCCCAGGACAAGACTAAAAACCAGAGACCGCAGTGCTTTGAATCAGGAATGTGTTCGATGGCCTTTTTTTCTGCGATGTTCTAATTTTGAGTTTGTCGAAGATGAATTGCTTCACATTTTCTCCCTATTTTCAGTTCTGTGtcttcttttctcattttgtcCAATTGTTTGATCAAATTGGACTTTATGATTGGTTTTTGTAAAAggcctttttgtttgttgataAAATCTTCATCAAACGTAGCTTTGAGTTGAACCTGATCTGTCTTTGGGCCCTTCATCCACCCTCCTGACAGCGTATGGACGTGCGGTTGCCTTTTGACGGTGAAGTTTTCTCAAAGCTTCTTTGTGATTGATGCCATTTTGAAAGCGCTTTCACTCACAGACGTCAAATACAGCAAAAATAGATCTTGAACGGCTCAGACCAAACGGCAGCAAGCTTTTGGCACACAGGCCGCATGTTTGACGCTGTATGTTTCTATCATCAAATAAAGTCCACGTTTTTCAGCAGGACGATTCTCACCTTGAGCCTCTCGATGGCCTCCTCGCTCGCCGGGCTGAAAATGCGATCGTGGAGGTTGGTGATGGAGCCGGCGCGGCTCGACAGGGCCGAGAGCGACGGGGAGGGACTCATCCCCGTCATGGCATTGGTCACTGCGGAGAGATCACCCCTTTGATTGACAGCCTGGCGATTATTCACAAAGTTTTTGTAATCGCACAGGTCTGCCAGAGAGAGAGGCGTCGCGTGGAAGAGAGCGAGgatggagagaaggaaggaaggaaggatggacaGAAGGTAGGAGCAGACGCGAGGACGTTTGAGGAGAGACGTCGGGGAttgaggaaataaaaaacacgCAGGGGGGAACAGATTAAAAAGGGGAAAGAAACAGGGGAAGGAGtacaaacaaaagaagagaaagctcAAACCACGTGTCAAAGAAGCAGAGATAGTTTGCTACCAAAGCCATcgcagaaaaagagaaaagagcaaCTTAAACTGACGGAGCAGAAAACGTCAGCTGGACTACAAGATGAAGATCAGTCTGACTTTCAAAGCCTTTCGTCACTCTGGTGTTTAACTACATACAAAGACACCCGACAGGCAAGGCGCGGtgatgagagagagggaaggaaaaTAAAGCGATGTCACGTGAATGGGCATGAGTCGGGTAGAGCCCGTGAGTGCGTTTCTCCTCCTGCGAGGCTCGTGTTAATGTGTTTAAACGGTGAAGCTGCACATCCGCAGGCAGGCCTCCAAGCACCCGCAAGCTCCACACACAGAGAACCAGGATGCAAAGAAAGCAGTCTAAAATGGCGTCCTCCAAATACGTAACTCCCGTTTTCCATGGTCACtttgtagagaaaaaaaataataactcaccagaaattttttttttttctctcattttaggAGCAAAT of the Salarias fasciatus chromosome 18, fSalaFa1.1, whole genome shotgun sequence genome contains:
- the kif1ab gene encoding kinesin-like protein KIF1A isoform X9, with protein sequence MMAGASVKVAVRVRPFNSREIGKESKCIIQMSGNTTTILNPKQPKENKSFNFDFSYWSHTTPEDINYASQMQVYRDIGEEMLLHAFEGYNVCIFAYGQTGAGKSYTMMGRQEKDQQGIIPLLCEDLFTKINDSNNDNSMSYSVEVSYMEIYCERVRDLLNPKNKGNLRVREHPLMGPYVEDLSKLAVTSYNDIQDLMDSGNKARTVAATNMNETSSRSHAVFNIIFTQKKHDMETDNTSEKVSKISLVDLAGSERADSTGAKGTRLKEGANINKSLTTLGKVISALAELDSAPNKNKKKKKVESFIPYRDSVLTWLLRENLGGNSRTAMVAALSPADINYDETLSTLRYADRAKQIRCNAVINEDPNNRLVRELKEEVARLKDLLYAQGLGDIIEMTNAMTGMSPSPSLSALSSRAGSITNLHDRIFSPASEEAIERLKETEKIIAELNETWEEKLRRTEAIRMEREALLAEMGVAMREDGGTVGVFSPKKTPHLVNLNEDPLMSECLLYYIKDGTTKVGRENAKTRQDIVLSGHFIKDEHCTFSSTTGPQGEGCVVLEPCEGAETYVNGKRVTSPIILRSGNRIIMGKSHVFRFNDPEQARLERERTPCAETPVEPVDWAFAQRELLEKQGIDMKQEMEQRLQELEDQYRKEREEASNLLEQQRLDYESKLEALQKQVDSRYLESPEEEEEPEEEVPWTKRETELALWAFRKWRFYQFTSLRDLLWGNAIFLKEANAISVELKKKVQFQFVLLTDTLYSPLPPDLLPPSVAKERERRPFPRTIVAVEVQDQKNGATHYWTLEKLRQRLDLMREMYDRAAELPSSAVEDCDHALTGGDPFYDRFPWFRLVGRAFVYLSNLLYPVPLVHRVAIVSEKGEVKGFLRVAVQAISADEEAPDYGSGVRQSGTAKISFEDKQFEKFQTESCPGGLSHSNTSQEELRIVEGEGQNAEMGISADEVNNNTCAATQEAPRSPVKSLGLGLDLPLDLSPEKALSHLKIGSTFTFRVTVLQASSISAEYADIFCQFNFIHRHDEAFSTEPLKNTGRGPPLGFYHVQNITVEVTKSFMEYIKTQPIVFEVFGHYQKQPFPPLCKDLISPLRPSRRQFPRVMPLSKPVPATKLSTLTRTTAGPCHAKYDLMVFFEICELEANGDYIPAVVDHRGGMPCHGTFLLHQGIQRRITVTIAHETGSDIEWKEVKELVIGRIRNTPEADETIIDPNILSLNILSSGYFWPKHDDKTFYRFEAAWDSSMHNSLLLNRVTPYGEKIYITLSAYLEMENCTQPTVITKDFCMVFYSRDAKLPASRSIRNLFSTGCLRPSESNRVTGVYEITLCHVADNGSPGMQRRRRRVLDTSVAYVRGEENLAGWRPRSDSLILDHQWELEKLSLLQEVEKTRHYLLLREKLEATLQAGQDALYKSSDISDFAKSPVLSHSPSLSSSPAPDSPSSPNSPNQRQRELAAKCLRLLMHTFNREYSQVSSSASESKLSEMSASLMRDTSSSGLSTLTPSSTCPSLVEGHFDMRHTDPSSGASTPDLDPYSPVDRKKALRGCTFVPDIQEIRVSPIVSKKGYLHFLEPHTSGWVKRYVVVRRPYVYLYRSERDSVERAVINLSSAKVEYSEDKHASSDSQHVCRVHRASWDPAAGHQRQRDARLAVRLQPAVSRHHQVEALQEKVDPVGAICSEDVRETTAVQSKKLGSASSPDEPTPYKKLIRRTI
- the kif1ab gene encoding kinesin-like protein KIF1A isoform X2, translating into MMAGASVKVAVRVRPFNSREIGKESKCIIQMSGNTTTILNPKQPKENKSFNFDFSYWSHTTPEDINYASQMQVYRDIGEEMLLHAFEGYNVCIFAYGQTGAGKSYTMMGRQEKDQQGIIPLLCEDLFTKINDSNNDNSMSYSVEVSYMEIYCERVRDLLNPKNKGNLRVREHPLMGPYVEDLSKLAVTSYNDIQDLMDSGNKARTVAATNMNETSSRSHAVFNIIFTQKKHDMETDNTSEKVSKISLVDLAGSERADSTGAKGTRLKEGANINKSLTTLGKVISALAELDSAPNKNKKKKKVESFIPYRDSVLTWLLRENLGGNSRTAMVAALSPADINYDETLSTLRYADRAKQIRCNAVINEDPNNRLVRELKEEVARLKDLLYAQGLGDIIETYRCTGPVIAGLKYLCDYKNFVNNRQAVNQRGDLSAVTNAMTGMSPSPSLSALSSRAGSITNLHDRIFSPASEEAIERLKETEKIIAELNETWEEKLRRTEAIRMEREALLAEMGVAMREDGGTVGVFSPKKTPHLVNLNEDPLMSECLLYYIKDGTTKVGRENAKTRQDIVLSGHFIKDEHCTFSSTTGPQGEGCVVLEPCEGAETYVNGKRVTSPIILRSGNRIIMGKSHVFRFNDPEQARLERERTPCAETPVEPVDWAFAQRELLEKQGIDMKQEMEQRLQELEDQYRKEREEASNLLEQQRLDYESKLEALQKQVDSRYLESPEEEEEPEEEVPWTKRETELALWAFRKWRFYQFTSLRDLLWGNAIFLKEANAISVELKKKVQFQFVLLTDTLYSPLPPDLLPPSVAKERERRPFPRTIVAVEVQDQKNGATHYWTLEKLRQRLDLMREMYDRAAELPSSAVEDCDHALTGGDPFYDRFPWFRLVGRAFVYLSNLLYPVPLVHRVAIVSEKGEVKGFLRVAVQAISADEEAPDYGSGVRQSGTAKISFEDKQFEKFQTESCPGGLSHSNTSQEELRIVEGEGQNAEMGISADEVNNNTCAATQEAPRSPVKSLGLGLDLPLDLSPEKALSHLKIGSTFTFRVTVLQASSISAEYADIFCQFNFIHRHDEAFSTEPLKNTGRGPPLGFYHVQNITVEVTKSFMEYIKTQPIVFEVFGHYQKQPFPPLCKDLISPLRPSRRQFPRVMPLSKPVPATKLSTLTRTTAGPCHAKYDLMVFFEICELEANGDYIPAVVDHRGGMPCHGTFLLHQGIQRRITVTIAHETGSDIEWKEVKELVIGRIRNTPEADETIIDPNILSLNILSSGYFWPKHDDNVSLGVDHRTFYRFEAAWDSSMHNSLLLNRVTPYGEKIYITLSAYLEMENCTQPTVITKDFCMVFYSRDAKLPASRSIRNLFSTGCLRPSESNRVTGVYEITLCHVADNGSPGMQRRRRRVLDTSVAYVRGEENLAGWRPRSDSLILDHQWELEKLSLLQEVEKTRHYLLLREKLEATLQAGQDALYKSSDISDFAKSPVLSHSPSLSSSPAPDSPSSPNSPNQRQRELAAKCLRLLMHTFNREYSQVSSSASESKLSEMSASLMRDTSSSGLSTLTPSSTCPSLVEGHFDMRHTDPSSGASTPDLDPYSPVDRKKALRGCTFVPDIQEIRVSPIVSKKGYLHFLEPHTSGWVKRYVVVRRPYVYLYRSERDSVERAVINLSSAKVEYSEDKHASSDSQHVCRVHRASWDPAAGHQRQRDARLAVRLQPAVSRHHQVEALQEKVDPVGAICSEDVRETTAVQSKKLGSASSPDEPTPYKKLIRRTI
- the kif1ab gene encoding kinesin-like protein KIF1A isoform X7 yields the protein MMAGASVKVAVRVRPFNSREIGKESKCIIQMSGNTTTILNPKQPKENKSFNFDFSYWSHTTPEDINYASQMQVYRDIGEEMLLHAFEGYNVCIFAYGQTGAGKSYTMMGRQEKDQQGIIPLLCEDLFTKINDSNNDNSMSYSVEVSYMEIYCERVRDLLNPKNKGNLRVREHPLMGPYVEDLSKLAVTSYNDIQDLMDSGNKARTVAATNMNETSSRSHAVFNIIFTQKKHDMETDNTSEKVSKISLVDLAGSERADSTGAKGTRLKEGANINKSLTTLGKVISALAELDSAPNKNKKKKKVESFIPYRDSVLTWLLRENLGGNSRTAMVAALSPADINYDETLSTLRYADRAKQIRCNAVINEDPNNRLVRELKEEVARLKDLLYAQGLGDIIEMTNAMTGMSPSPSLSALSSRAGSITNLHDRIFSPASEEAIERLKETEKIIAELNETWEEKLRRTEAIRMEREALLAEMGVAMREDGGTVGVFSPKKTPHLVNLNEDPLMSECLLYYIKDGTTKVGRENAKTRQDIVLSGHFIKDEHCTFSSTTGPQGEGCVVLEPCEGAETYVNGKRVTSPIILRSGNRIIMGKSHVFRFNDPEQARLERERTPCAETPVEPVDWAFAQRELLEKQGIDMKQEMEQRLQELEDQYRKEREEASNLLEQQRLDYESKLEALQKQVDSRYLESPEEEEEPEEEVPWTKRETELALWAFRKWRFYQFTSLRDLLWGNAIFLKEANAISVELKKKVQFQFVLLTDTLYSPLPPDLLPPSVAKERERRPFPRTIVAVEVQDQKNGATHYWTLEKLRQRLDLMREMYDRAAELPSSAVEDCDHALTGGDPFYDRFPWFRLVGRAFVYLSNLLYPVPLVHRVAIVSEKGEVKGFLRVAVQAISADEEAPDYGSGVRQSGTAKISFEDKQFEKFQTESCPGGLSHSNTSQEELRIVEGEGQNAEMGISADEVNNNTCAATQEAPRSPVKSLGLGLDLPLDLSPEKALSHLKIGSTFTFRVTVLQASSISAEYADIFCQFNFIHRHDEAFSTEPLKNTGRGPPLGFYHVQNITVEVTKSFMEYIKTQPIVFEVFGHYQKQPFPPLCKDLISPLRPSRRQFPRVMPLSKPVPATKLSTLTRTTAGPCHAKYDLMVFFEICELEANGDYIPAVVDHRGGMPCHGTFLLHQGIQRRITVTIAHETGSDIEWKEVKELVIGRIRNTPEADETIIDPNILSLNILSSGYFWPKHDDNVSLGVDHRTFYRFEAAWDSSMHNSLLLNRVTPYGEKIYITLSAYLEMENCTQPTVITKDFCMVFYSRDAKLPASRSIRNLFSTGCLRPSESNRVTGVYEITLCHVADNGSPGMQRRRRRVLDTSVAYVRGEENLAGWRPRSDSLILDHQWELEKLSLLQEVEKTRHYLLLREKLEATLQAGQDALYKSSDISDFAKSPVLSHSPSLSSSPAPDSPSSPNSPNQRQRELAAKCLRLLMHTFNREYSQVSSSASESKLSEMSASLMRDTSSSGLSTLTPSSTCPSLVEGHFDMRHTDPSSGASTPDLDPYSPVDRKKALRGCTFVPDIQEIRVSPIVSKKGYLHFLEPHTSGWVKRYVVVRRPYVYLYRSERDSVERAVINLSSAKVEYSEDKHASSDSQHVCRVHRASWDPAAGHQRQRDARLAVRLQPAVSRHHQVEALQEKVDPVGAICSEDVRETTAVQSKKLGSASSPDEPTPYKKLIRRTI